The Sedimentisphaera salicampi genome includes a region encoding these proteins:
- the cdaA gene encoding diadenylate cyclase CdaA, with translation MDLAPIIYYLQRVGSYDPLVVIIELVLIGSIIWWVVNFLEGTRGERLFRGVFFILLAGAIILKLFVERFSLERVEFLYNGFLLAILVTAVAAFQPELRRALIRIGQAGISPSARPDVEKALEEVLIAVNNLSEQKTGAIIVFEGRVGLRDYIETGVRMDAAVSSQLLETIFYEGTPLHDLAVIIRGDRIVAGSIQLPLAEIGSLDDSQLGSRHRAAVGISQASDATALVVSEETGTISLAVEGKLERNVKKTQIKKQIAELNKPFTGKGGSGKRSKRR, from the coding sequence ATGGATCTGGCTCCTATTATATATTATTTGCAGAGAGTTGGCTCTTATGATCCTCTTGTAGTGATTATAGAGCTTGTGCTCATAGGCTCGATTATATGGTGGGTAGTCAATTTCCTTGAAGGCACGAGGGGTGAGAGGCTTTTCAGAGGCGTATTCTTTATCCTTCTTGCCGGTGCGATAATCCTCAAGCTGTTTGTGGAGCGTTTTTCCCTTGAGAGGGTAGAATTCCTTTACAACGGCTTTCTGCTTGCAATTCTTGTTACCGCTGTAGCGGCATTTCAGCCCGAGCTGCGCCGTGCGCTGATACGCATTGGCCAGGCGGGAATTTCTCCGTCTGCCCGTCCCGATGTAGAAAAAGCTCTTGAAGAGGTTCTTATTGCAGTGAACAATCTTTCAGAGCAGAAAACAGGGGCTATAATAGTTTTCGAGGGAAGGGTAGGCCTTCGGGACTACATAGAGACCGGGGTTCGAATGGATGCGGCGGTTTCCAGCCAGCTTCTTGAAACGATCTTCTACGAAGGCACTCCGCTGCACGATTTGGCGGTAATAATCAGGGGAGACAGAATCGTAGCCGGCAGTATTCAGCTTCCGCTTGCCGAGATCGGTTCTCTTGATGATTCGCAGCTTGGTTCAAGGCACCGTGCCGCTGTTGGAATCAGCCAGGCCTCAGATGCCACAGCCCTTGTTGTGAGCGAGGAAACAGGCACAATTTCGCTAGCAGTTGAAGGCAAGCTTGAGAGAAATGTAAAGAAAACTCAGATCAAAAAGCAGATTGCCGAGCTCAATAAGCCGTTCACAGGAAAAGGCGGTTCCGGTAAAAGGAGCAAACGCCGGTGA